The proteins below are encoded in one region of Aequorivita iocasae:
- a CDS encoding lipocalin-like domain-containing protein translates to MNSKIIIIVVSLIALSCEKPNPEAQKQNLSGYWEIKTVEMPDGEKKKFDVNTVLDYIEVKGDSGLRTKVSPKIDGTFETNGISEDFTLKIEEDSLRMYYKTPFDEWKETVIEAKDSTLKVKNRDNKIYTYSKFKKFDFEKPTTDN, encoded by the coding sequence ATGAATTCAAAAATTATAATTATTGTAGTTTCGCTTATCGCCCTTTCCTGCGAAAAACCCAATCCCGAGGCACAAAAACAAAACCTAAGCGGCTATTGGGAAATAAAAACGGTGGAAATGCCCGATGGTGAAAAAAAGAAATTTGATGTAAATACTGTTTTAGATTATATTGAAGTGAAAGGCGACAGCGGGTTACGCACTAAAGTTTCGCCAAAAATTGACGGTACCTTTGAAACCAATGGCATTTCGGAAGATTTCACTTTAAAAATTGAGGAAGACAGTTTGCGGATGTATTACAAAACCCCTTTTGACGAATGGAAAGAAACTGTAATTGAAGCAAAAGATAGCACGTTAAAAGTGAAAAACAGGGACAATAAAATTTACACCTATTCAAAATTCAAAAAGTTTGATTTTGAAAAACCGACAACTGACAACTGA